One genomic window of Solanum dulcamara chromosome 12, daSolDulc1.2, whole genome shotgun sequence includes the following:
- the LOC129876535 gene encoding probable serine/threonine-protein kinase PBL11 — protein sequence MGICLSNQIKAETTFYTVSGLDSRNASGNGTDTSNSNSKRSSASIPPTHRSEGEILQSSNLRSFTFAELRSATRNFRPDSVVGEGGFGSVFKGWVDEHTLAASKPGTGIVIAVKKLNQEGWQGHREWLAEINYLGQLHHPNLVKLIGYCLEEEHRLLVYEFMPKGSLENHLFRRGSYYQPLSWSLRMKIALGAARGLAFLHNAETKVIYRDFKTSNILLDSDYNAKLSDFGLARDGPIGDQSHVSTRVMGTYGYAAPEYLSTGHLTAKSDVYSFGVVLLEILSGKKAIDKNRPMGEHSLVDWAKPYLTNKRRVFRVLDARLEGQYSLNHALKVAILSLQCISMDPKSRPRMDEVVTALEQLQQSKDEGKNDKKVRQVNQHSRSSFALKKSCRSSMEETPAKSKYPRPSLSLLS from the exons ATGGGGATTTGTCTAAGCAACCAAATCAAGGCTGAGACAACATTTTATACTGTTTCAG GGTTGGATTCAAGAAATGCCAGTGGAAATGGTACCGATACTAGTAATTCGAATAGCAAGCGCTCATCAGCTTCCATACCCCCGACTCATCGGAGTGAGGGTGAGATCTTGCAGTCCTCCAACTTGAGGAGCTTCACTTTCGCTGAACTTCGATCTGCAACCAGAAATTTCCGTCCTGACAGTGTAGTAGGAGAAGGAGGTTTTGGTTCGGTTTTCAAGGGGTGGGTCGACGAGCATACTCTTGCAGCATCAAAGCCTGGCACAGGAATTGTGATAGCTGTGAAAAAGTTAAACCAAGAAGGGTGGCAGGGGCACAGGGAATGGCTG GCTGAGATAAATTATCTTGGGCAACTACACCATCCAAATCTTGTCAAATTGATCGGTTATTGCTTAGAGGAAGAGCACAGGCTCTTGGTCTATGAGTTTATGCCCAAGGGTAGCTTGGAGAATCATCTATTTAGGA GAGGTTCATACTACCAACCACTTTCTTGGAGCCTTCGTATGAAAATTGCACTTGGTGCTGCAAGGGGTCTTGCCTTTCTTCATAATGCTGAAACAAAAGTTATTTATAGAGACTTCAAGACTTCTAATATTCTGCTGGACTCG GACTACAATGCCAAGCTTTCTGATTTTGGGTTGGCCAGAGATGGTCCAATAGGTGATCAGAGCCACGTGTCTACTCGGGTTATGGGAACTTATGGATATGCTGCTCCAGAGTATCTATCCACAG GCCATCTTACTGCCAAGAGTGATGTATACAGCTTCGGGGTAGTTCTGTTAGAAATTCTATCTGGTAAGAAAGCAATAGACAAGAATCGACCCATGGGGGAACATAGTCTTGTTGATTGGGCAAAACCTTATTTGACCAATAAACGTAGAGTATTCCGTGTTCTAGACGCCCGTCTTGAAGGACAATATTCACTCAACCATGCCTTAAAGGTTGCTATCCTGTCTCTTCAATGCATATCGATGGACCCCAAGTCAAGGCCAAGAATGGATGAAGTAGTAACAGCTTTAGAACAGCTTCAGCAGTCCAAGGATGAGGGGAAAAATGATAAGAAAGTCCGGCAGGTAAATCAGCATAGTCGATCAAGTTTTGCGCTCAAGAAGTCCTGCAGAAGCAGCATGGAAGAGACCCCCGCGAAGTCCAAGTATCCAAGACCTTCactttcacttctttcatag